In Candidatus Neomarinimicrobiota bacterium, the sequence TTTCTTCCTGGGGTCTTCCACAAAAGGAACACGTTTTCCCCGGTTTAACTTTTGCCAAGGACTTACCCTCGTTTTTCGAGAATATCGTCTACGATGCCATAGGCGACAGCTTCAGGGGCAGACATGAAATAATTTCTGTCAGCATCTTTCTCAATTTGAGAAACGCGCTTACCACAAAACTTTGCCAACATCTGATTCAACTTGTGTTTGGTCTTCTGAATCTCTTCAGCAGCAATGACAATATCTGATGCCTGTCCTTCAGTACCACCCATGGGTTGGTGAATCATTATTCTTGAGTTGGGTAGGGTGAAACGTTTTCCCTTGGCTCCAGCTCCAAGCAAGAGTGCGCCCATGCTGGAAGCCTGTCCCACAACGATGGTGGAAACATCTGGCTTGATAAAATTCATGGTATCCATAATGGCCATACCAGATGTAATTATTCCACCAGGGGAGTTTATGTATAAGTTTATATCTTTCTCGCTATCCTCGGCCTCTAGAAACAATAACTGTGCAACAACGAGAGATGCAACATTATCATCGATAGGTGTGCTAAGGAAGATGATACGTTCTTTAAGTAGACGGCTGTATATATCATAGGCGCGTTCTGAACGGCCTGTCTGTTCAACAACCATGGGGACAAGTTGACTAGTGAGCGTGTGCATGGTAGCCTCCGATTTCTTTGCTGGTGGCTTTCTTAACTTTTACTTTTGCAAAAGATTCGATGTGAGCAAATATCTTTTTCTCCAGGATATCATCTTTAATCTGGGGAAGATATTGTTTATCTCTATAAAGTGTTTTCATCTTTTCAGCATCACCAGGCATTTGTGCGACGAGCTCATCGAGTTTTAATTCCACATCTTCATCGGTAACTTCGATTTTTTCTGTGGCGAGGAGTTTTTTACGAATGAGGTACCAGGATAATTCCCAGATAGCGCGTTCTTTATTTTGTTCACGAACTTCTTCTTCGTTCACATCTGCACCACGCTCCTGGCGAACCCGTTCAACAAGTTTACCCAGGTAGTCCTCAATCATTGCTTCTGGAACCTCGAGCTTGGTTTCTTCAACCAGCTTGTTGGCCAGGTTCTGATCCTGAGCCCTCAAGACATCATAGTCCAATTGCTTCTGGATATCTTGGCGACTGCTCTCTTTCAAAGCATGGAGAGTTTCAAATTTGGGATCAACCTGCTTTGCAAAGTCATCGTTCAATTCTGGAAGGATATGAGTCTCAACTGACTTCACCTGCATACGGATATGAAGGTCCTCAGCATCTTTGGTCTGGGCCGGGATATCAAAACTCACTTCATCGCCCACCTTGGAGCCGATGAGCTTTTTACCCACATCTCCACCAAATACACCATCACCGATTTTTATATATCGGTCCTCAACAGAGCTGCCTTCTATGGCAACACCTTCTGCATCCAGGTATTGGAGATCACCCTTGAGTAGATCACCATCCACAGCACCATCGTCACGAATTTCAACTTCTGCAAAGCGTTCTTGCAAATGTTCCAATGCATGAGCGATATCTTCATCAGTTGCGGTATATTCATTTTTAGTGATCTTAAATCCTGCTTTATAGTCGAACATTTCAAAATCCGGTTCAACCTGAAGCTTTAGTGAAAATTCAAGATCTTTGCCGATATCAAATTCAGACATGTCTTCAATACTGCCCTGATCAATGGGGGCCAGGTCGTTATCCATGATGCCTTTGTAGTAGGCAGCCTGTACGGTTTCATCCAGAATGTCAGCCAGCACGCTAGGTCCATAAGATTGGAGCATTATTTTTCTGGGTATTT encodes:
- the clpP gene encoding ATP-dependent Clp endopeptidase proteolytic subunit ClpP, with translation MHTLTSQLVPMVVEQTGRSERAYDIYSRLLKERIIFLSTPIDDNVASLVVAQLLFLEAEDSEKDINLYINSPGGIITSGMAIMDTMNFIKPDVSTIVVGQASSMGALLLGAGAKGKRFTLPNSRIMIHQPMGGTEGQASDIVIAAEEIQKTKHKLNQMLAKFCGKRVSQIEKDADRNYFMSAPEAVAYGIVDDILEKRG
- the tig gene encoding trigger factor — its product is MDIKIEVGKPHERTLKIRVEWSEMEPGFEKKLTKLNKQVNRPGFRPGKIPRKIMLQSYGPSVLADILDETVQAAYYKGIMDNDLAPIDQGSIEDMSEFDIGKDLEFSLKLQVEPDFEMFDYKAGFKITKNEYTATDEDIAHALEHLQERFAEVEIRDDGAVDGDLLKGDLQYLDAEGVAIEGSSVEDRYIKIGDGVFGGDVGKKLIGSKVGDEVSFDIPAQTKDAEDLHIRMQVKSVETHILPELNDDFAKQVDPKFETLHALKESSRQDIQKQLDYDVLRAQDQNLANKLVEETKLEVPEAMIEDYLGKLVERVRQERGADVNEEEVREQNKERAIWELSWYLIRKKLLATEKIEVTDEDVELKLDELVAQMPGDAEKMKTLYRDKQYLPQIKDDILEKKIFAHIESFAKVKVKKATSKEIGGYHAHAH